The following coding sequences lie in one Apium graveolens cultivar Ventura chromosome 3, ASM990537v1, whole genome shotgun sequence genomic window:
- the LOC141714286 gene encoding uncharacterized protein LOC141714286, with product MEALQCFNVGTKVDWVFKEDDMENRGSLEDVTFKRLFWAFKPCIYGFEHCMPIIHIDGTHLYGPYPGVLLSDVAVDEFSHILSLEFTIVESENVSSWGWFMDRLRRFVAGRRHGICVISDRHAGIIAAMRHIGWYEPLDHHRFCIRHLDANFCTAHRRKGLKNGLVELASQVQEKKFEFLWE from the exons ATGGAAGCATTGCAATGTTTTAATGTGGGAACCAAGGTTGATTGGGTTTTTAAGGAGGATGATATGGAAAATCGTGGGAGCTTAGAG gatgtgacattcaaGAGACTCTTCTGGGCTTTCAAACCATGCATTTATGGATTTGAGCATTGTATGCCTATCATACATATAGATGGGACTCACTTATACGGTCCATATCCGGGTGTGCTATTGAGTGATGTGGCAGTGGATGAGTTTAGTCATATTCTTTCACTTGAATTTACTATTGTCGAATCTGAGAATGTTTCTAGTTGGGGGTGGTTCATGGATAGATTGAGAAGGTTTGTGGCAGGTAGGAGACATGGGATTTGTGTCATTTCTGATAGACATGCTGGTATTATTGCTGCTATGCGACATATAGGATGGTACGAGCCCCTTGACCATCATAGGTTTTGCATTAGACACTTGGATGCAAATTTTTGTACTGCACATAGGAGAAAGGGATTGAAAAATGGGTTAGTTGAGTTAGCTTCTCAGGTGCAAGAGAAGAAGTTTGAATTTTTATGGGAATAA
- the LOC141712374 gene encoding ubiquitin carboxyl-terminal hydrolase 27 translates to MKIKGQIDSRLMINNLRHGLHNLHRFSLSASGIKLSLVSLLGAAGLILILKDGKARSFKIVPYSSDYTISQDKSLVLPGLHNLGNNCFLNVILQALASCSSFRRFVRKRVEEHEGCSVEELEEGMPLAVALDSLLEDLCTPQYETEVLSPRKVMMAINYYNHNFNLTKQQDAEEAFLHILSSLREELADLYVFNYGSLADAVCLVNNRVLGLERRATQIELQRWKEYSLGPFDGILSSILTCHSCSNQISLDFHHFHSLHLPVMAGSSVEGCLKHFFAAEKLDDYFCSHCWHIAAVKYLSINNKYKADAVKVGNCTNQDSCDCRNLPMLGALPWSKSYSRTFKQLNMARSPEILCLHLQRVSPNMFGDLLKFQGHISFPLTLDMSWFMNSGGGLKSCTEDLPLWPSNPYCQPAFTFFKNLDMQFDSRRINYTVGQTEIISSVPQQIQAPSNVPKNTRLLINEEEISLSDSKGCSESNSPKTNIIMETNEKIGVVRPVEEVKTDRLDDKSIKDYQGRPNLFCIGGHSGISADNALLQSKYKLAGNQLKASADKHMYRLASVVQHFGRAGGGHYTVYRRVRAELKNGDQDPLPESLSAQWFGISDSKVYRVSEEDVVAADASLLFYEKISEAPTDF, encoded by the exons ATGAAAATCAAAGGGCAAATTGATAGCAGGTTAATGATTAATAATCTGAGACATGGGTTGCATAATTTGCATAGGTTTAGTTTATCTGCTTCTGGGATTAAATTATCTTTAGTTAGTTTACTAGGCGCTGCTGGGCTAATCTTGATTTTGAAAGATGGTAAAGCAAGAAGCTTTAAGATTGTGCCTTACTCATCTGATTATACTATTAGTCAAGACAAGTCTTTGGTACTACCTGGATTGCACAATCTTGGAAATAATTGTTTTCTCAATGTTATTTTACAG GCTCTGGCAAGCTGTTCTAGTTTTCGGAGATTTGTTCGAAAGAGAGTGGAGGAGCATGAAGGTTGTTCAGTTGAGGAACTGGAAGAGGGTATGCCGCTTGCTGTTGCGTTGGATTCCCTGTTGGAAG ACTTGTGTACTCCACAATATGAGACAGAGGTTCTGAGTCCTCGGAAAGTGATGATGGCAATCAACTACTATAATCATAATTTCAATCTGACAAAGCAGCAG GATGCTGAAGAAGCATTTCTTCACATATTGTCTTCCTTACGGGAAGAACTTGCAGATCTGTATGTCTTTAATTATGGATCACTAGCAGATGCAGTTTGCTTGGTTAATAATAGGGTCCTTGGTCTTGAGAGGAGGGCCACCCAAATTGAGCTTCAAAGATGGAAAGAATACAGCCTTGGGCCTTTTGATGGGATTCTTAGCAGCATACTAACTTGCCATAGCTGTTCAAATCAG ATTTCCCTTGATTTCCATCATTTTCACAGTCTGCACCTCCCAGTG ATGGCTGGATCTTCTGTGGAAGGGTGCCTAAAGCATTTTTTTGCTGCGGAAAAACTTGATGATTACTTCTGCAGCCACTGTTGGCATATTGCTGCTGTAAAATATTTATCCATAAATAATAAATACAAG GCAGACGCTGTAAAGGTCGGAAACTGTACCAACCAAGATTCTTGTGATTGCAGAAATCTCCCCATGCTTGGAGCCTTGCCATGGTCAAAGAGTTATTCACGAACTTTCAAGCAACTAAACATGGCACGTAGCCCTGAG ATTTTGTGCCTGCATCTACAACGTGTTTCACCGAATATGTTTGGCGACCTTCTCAAATTTCAG GGACATATTTCTTTTCCATTGACTTTGGACATGTCCTGGTTCATGAATAGCGGAGGTGGATTAAAAAGCTGCACAGAAGATCTGCCGCTGTGGCCATCAAATCCATATTGTCAACCAGCCTTCACTTTTTTTAAAAACCTTGACATGCAATTTGATTCGAGAAGAATAAATTATACAGTTGGACAAACAGAGATAATTTCTTCAGTTCCACAACAAATACAAGCTCCATCAAATGTCCCAAAAAATACACGTCTCCTGATTAATGAAGAAGAAATAAGTTTATCAGACTCTAAAGGCTGCTCAGAGAGCAACTCACCTAAGACTAACATTATAATGGAAACAAATGAGAAGATTGGTGTGGTGCGTCCAGTTGAAGAAGTTAAGACTGACCGACTGGATGATAAAAGCATCAAAGATTATCAAGGACGTCCTAATTTATTCTGTATTGGAGGTCACTCCGGCATCAGTGCTGATAATGCGCTTTTACAATCCAAATATAAG TTGGCTGGAAATCAGCTCAAGGCATCTGCAGACAAGCATATGTATCGCTTAGCTTCCGTTGTACAACACTTTGGAAGAGCAGGAGGTGGACACTACACAGTTTACAGAAGAGTTAGAGCGGAGTTAAAAAATGGTGATCAAGATCCGTTACCAGAGTCCCTTTCAGCTCAGTGGTTTGGTATATCGGACTCTAAGGTATACAGAGTTTCTGAGGAAGATGTTGTCGCTGCTGATGCTAGCTTGCTTTTCTATGAGAAGATCTCAGAGGCACCTACAGATTTTTGA